In the genome of Piliocolobus tephrosceles isolate RC106 chromosome 20, ASM277652v3, whole genome shotgun sequence, one region contains:
- the LOC113223565 gene encoding oxytocin-neurophysin 1 — MAGPSLACCLLGLLALTSACYIQNCPLGGKRAAPDLDVRKCLPCGPGGKGRCFGPNICCAEELGCFVGTAEALRCQEENYLPSPCQSGQKACGSGGRCAVFGLCCSPDGCHADPACDMEATFSQH, encoded by the exons ATGGCCGGCCCCAGCCTCGCCTGCTGTCTCCTCGGCCTTCTGGCGCTGACCTCCGCCTGCTACATCCAGAACTGCCCCTTGGGAGGCAAGAGGGCCGCGCCCGACCTCGACGTGCGCAAA TGCCTCCCCTGCGGCCCCGGGGGCAAAGGCCGTTGCTTCGGGCCCAATATCTGCTGCGCGGAAGAGCTGGGCTGCTTCGTGGGCACGGCCGAGGCGCTGCGCTGCCAGGAGGAGAACTACCTGCCGTCGCCCTGCCAGTCCGGCCAGAAGGCGTGCGGGAGCGGGGGCCGCTGCGCAGTCTTCGGCCTCTGCTGCAGCCCGG ACGGCTGCCACGCCGACCCTGCCTGCGATATGGAAGCTACCTTCTCCCAGCACTGA
- the AVP gene encoding vasopressin-neurophysin 2-copeptin, whose product MPDTMLPACFLGLLAFSSACYFQNCPRGGKRAMSDLELRQCLPCGPGGKGRCFGPSICCADELGCFVGTAEALRCQEENYLPSPCQSGQKACGSGGRCAAFGICCNDESCTTEPDCREGFHRRARASDRSNATQLDGPAGALLLRLVQLAGAPEPFEPAPPGVY is encoded by the exons ATGCCCGACACCATGCTGCCCGCCTGCTTCCTCGGCCTACTGGCCTTCTCCTCCGCATGCTACTTCCAGAACTGCCCGAGGGGCGGCAAGAGGGCCATGTCCGACCTGGAGCTGAGACAG TGCCTCCCCTGCGGCCCCGGGGGCAAAGGTCGTTGCTTCGGGCCGAGCATCTGCTGCGCGGACGAGCTGGGCTGCTTTGTGGGCACAGCCGAGGCGCTGCGCTGCCAGGAGGAGAACTACCTGCCGTCGCCCTGCCAGTCCGGCCAGAAGGCGTGCGGGAGCGGGGGCCGCTGCGCCGCCTTCGGCATATGCTGCAACGACG AGAGCTGCACGACGGAGCCCGACTGCCGCGAGGGCTTTCACCGCCGCGCCCGCGCCAGCGACCGGAGCAACGCCACGCAGCTAGACGGGCCGGCCGGGGCCTTGCTGCTGCGGCTGGTGCAGCTGGCCGGGGCGCCCGAGCCCTTCGAGCCCGCCCCGCCCGGCGTCTACTGA